A window of Dehalogenimonas sp. WBC-2 genomic DNA:
CGGCAGCCTGGAGAAAGCGGTCAAATACGGTACCGGAAATAGCGACGGCCTGGCAATCATCAGCAGTTCGCGCCAGATCCTTTACGCCTCATCCGGATCCGATTATGCCGCGGCGGCGCGCCGGGCGGCGACAGAGCTGCGGGACGAGATAGAGGGCTACCGGGCGGAGTAGGCCGCTGCGTTCCCGCTTACCGGTTACAATATGATGGTTGACTTTAAACTTAACGATATCCTCCGCCTCCGCAAGCCACATGCCTGCGGCGGTTATGACTGGCAGATTTACCGCCTGGGCGGTGATATCGGTATCATCTGCCGGACCTGCCAGCGGCGCCTCCTGATACCCCGTTCTGAGCTTGAAAAGCGCCTCAAGACCTTCATCGCCAGGGGTGTGTGATGATCCGGCGCATCATGCATATCGACCTGGACGCGTTCTTCGTGTCCGTCGAACAGGTATTTGACCCGGCGCTCAGGGGCAGACCGGTAGCCGTCGGCGGTATACCGGGACAGGGTCGCGGCGTAGTGGCCGCCGCCTCTTACGAAGCCCGGCAGTTCGGCATCCACTCCGGCATGCCGCTCAAGGAAGCCGAACGCCGCTGTCCCCAATGTGTCTTCCTTTCCGGCCGCTTTGAACGCTACCGCGATGCGTCGGAGAAGTTCATGGCCATACTGGCTGATTTTTCTCCCTTTCTGGAGCCGGTAGGTATTGACGAGGCGTTCCTGGAGGTGACCGGCTTTGAGTCTCTTTACGGTACGCTTGCGGTAATGGGTCACCAGATCCGGAAACGCATCCGGGATGAGATTGGAATTGCTGCCAGCATCGGACTGGCCTCCAGCAAGATAGTGGCCAAGGTGGCTTCCAAGGCGGCCAAGCCTGACGGTCTGATGGAAATACCCGATGGTGGCGAGGCTGCTTTCCTGGCACCGATGGCTATCGGGAAAATGCCGGGTATCGGGCAGCAGACGGAAAAAGCCCTCAATGCGCTGGGCATACATACCCTGGGTGAACTGGCCCGGCTGCCGCTGAGCCTGCTGACCGAGCGTTTTGGGGTATACGGCCAGGTGCTGCATGACCACGCCCTGGGTATTGATCACAGGCTTATTGAGCCGCCTGCCGAGGCCAAATCTGTCAGCCATGAAATGACGCTGGATGAGGACAGCCGAGACCGAGGATTTCTAGAGGCCAACCTGCGCTACATGGCGGAGAAGGTGGGAGCGCGCCTGCGGCGCTACGGCCAAAAAGGCAGCGTGGTTAATATCCGCCTGCGGTTTTCTGATTTCACCACCATCACCCGGCAGCGGAAACTGGGTTTTGCCACCGATGCCAACGAGGTTATCTTTGATGAAGCCAACAAACTTTTTGATAAGGCGATGAGCACCAGCCGCCTGGCGGTGCGGCTGCTGGGGGTGGGGGTGGGCGGCCTTGGTGGTGCCGAAGGGCAGTTGCCATTGTCCCCGGCCTTTACCGGCCGTTATGCCGCCCTTGATAAAGTCCTTGACCGGCTGCGCAAGAGATACGGATTTGCCGCCATCCAGACCGGGCGCACCCTGAAGCTGGGCTGGAAGTCCGGCGAGGGACACGACGTCCACGGCTTCTCCCGTCAGATCATGGATAATAATAAGCAATCCTGACTCATGTAAATTATATTCCCCTGACCTTGCCTGTGATATTATGAGGTCATGCTTAATACCTATCCGCCGACGACGAAGATCGGCAAGAAGACCTTTTGCTGGGGCGAGCGCACCTTTATCATAGGCATCCTGAACGTCACCCCGGACTCCTTCTCCGGCGACGGCGTGGGGTATGACATCGAAGCGGCAGTCGCCCGGGCCAGACGCATGGTTGAAGAAGGCGCCGACATCATTGATGTGGGCGGGGAGTCCACCCGGCCCGGCGCGCCGGAAGTCTCTATTGGCGACGAGGTACAGCGGGTGATACCGGTAATCCGGCGACTGTCGGCAGAGCTTGACGTACCCATCAGCATTGACAGCTATAAATCTGAAGTTGCCGAAGCCGCGGTTACAGCCGGAGCCAGCCTGTTGAACGACGTCTGGGGACTGAAACGCGATCATCGCCTGGCCGATATTGCCGCGAAGTACAAACTGCCGATCATCATTTCCTCCAGCCAGCGTGACGAACCGGTGGCGGACATCATGCCGGCGGTCATCGGAAGCCTTGAGTGGGCCATCGGAAAGGCCGAGGCGGCGGGGGTGTCGAGGCATAATATCATCGTTGATCCGGGCTTCGGCTTCGGCAAGACGGTATCGCAGAATCTTGAACTGCTGCGGCGGCTGAGTGAGCTCAAAGTCCTGGGCAGGCCGATCCTGTTAGGCACCTCGCGCAAATCCACTATCGGCAAGGTGCTGGGTGATGCCCCGGCTGATGACCGGCTGATGGGTACCGCGGCCACCATGGCCATCGGGATTATGGGCGGTGCCAACATCATCAGGGTGCATGATGTGAAGGAGATGGTTAAAGTGAGCCGTATGAGCGACGCAGTAATAAGGGGTTTTGCCGGATGAGCGATAATGAATTGGTGCTGACCTCAGCGGCGACGGTGTACCTGGGACTGGGTTCCAATGTTGGCGACCGCATGGCCAACCTGAACCGGGCGCTTGAGCTGATGAACCGGCCGCTTAAAATAGTGCGGCGTTCCCCTGTTTACGAGACCGAGCCGTTTGAGGTGCCGGAGCAGGAGAAGTTTCTGAACATGGTAGCCGAGGTGCAGACCCATATTGCGCCGGCAGACCTGCTGAAGTTATTAAAGGGCATCGAGCGGATCATCGGCCGGGGTAAAGCCGGTTCTGACGAGCCGCGGTGTATTGATATAGACATACTGCTTTACGGCAGCCTCAAGATGGCGACCGAGACGCTGACCATACCTCATCCCCGCATGATCAGGCGGGCTTTTGTGCTGACGCCTCTTGCCGACCTGGCACCGCGCCTGCGGCCGCCGGGCTCTAAAAAGACGGTGGCTGAACTGCTGGCCGCACTGGGTAAGGTCAAGAGTGTCGAACTGTTCGGGGAGTCCATCGCACAATGAAACTCGGCTTAGCATTATCAGGCGGCGCCGCCCGGGCACTGGCGCACATCGGCGTCATCGAAGTGCTGGAGCGGGAGGGCATCGGCATTGACATGGTCACCGGCACCAGCATGGGGGCGATAGTCGGGGCAGCCTTCGCACGTGGTGTGCCTGTCGAAGATATCAAGGCTGAGGCTCTTGATCTGACATGGCGCAGCTTGCTGCCGCTGGTGGACCTGAACCCGTTCCAAACATCGGGCATTATCGGCGCTCGAAATATTAGAAAAAAATTAAAAAGTATCATCGGTGATCTGGACTTTAAAGAGCTGAAGATGCCCTTTGCCTGCGTGGCTACCGACCTGATCTCCGGTGAGGAGGTGGTCTTTAAGAGCGGTTCTGTGCTGGACGCGGTACTGGCCAGCATGTCCCTGCCGCTGGTGTTCAAGGTGCCGAGGGTGGGCAGGCGCTACCTGGTGGACGGGGGAATCTCAGACCCGTTGCCGGTGGTGCCGCTGAAGGAGTTGGGAGCCGACAAAATCATAGCGGTAAATGTTTTAAAAAATTTGGGTATTGACACCTCCAAGAAAAAATCCGGCCAGCGGAAGAAGGCGCCGAACTTTTTACAGGTTGCCAACCAGGTTATATATATCGCCTCAGCGCATCTGGCGGAGGTGGGGGTTAAGGCAGCCGATGTGGCCATAGAGCCGGACATGGGCGGCATCCACCTGGCCGACTTCAACATGGCGGCTGAGGCTATCCAGTGCGGCGAAAAATGCGCTGTGGACATGCTGCCTCAGATCAGGGCGCTGCTCCAGCGATAAAAATTGCGGTTCCCGCTGAGCAGGTGAATTGTTTTGACACAAATACACCTTTTTTTTGACCCAGAGTTTTGATTCAAAGCAACAATTCAGGTGGTTCCGGACTTCAATTCTTCAGTTTTCAAGGTGCTGCCTTTAGCGTGTAGGACGGTTCCGGTTGAGGAGCCGGGGGTTGTTTCCCCGAAAGTGAAAAATACTGAAACAACCTCCTTTTTACGATTGAAACAGGCGAAAACAACCGGTTGTTTTTAGAAGAAACAAAATAATACAAATACTTACTCTTTTTAACTGTTAGATAAATCGAGAACATATGATATAGCACCGGTAGTGGTGTTGTCAATGGGGTTTTGGAACTATTTGGGGGCAATCACCATAGCAGAACCATCGGGAGGTTCGAGGCACAATACACGTCATTCAATTCCGTTTTGTATGCCTGTAGAGGGGGTACAAAACGGATGCAACCAGA
This region includes:
- a CDS encoding DNA polymerase IV, which codes for MIRRIMHIDLDAFFVSVEQVFDPALRGRPVAVGGIPGQGRGVVAAASYEARQFGIHSGMPLKEAERRCPQCVFLSGRFERYRDASEKFMAILADFSPFLEPVGIDEAFLEVTGFESLYGTLAVMGHQIRKRIRDEIGIAASIGLASSKIVAKVASKAAKPDGLMEIPDGGEAAFLAPMAIGKMPGIGQQTEKALNALGIHTLGELARLPLSLLTERFGVYGQVLHDHALGIDHRLIEPPAEAKSVSHEMTLDEDSRDRGFLEANLRYMAEKVGARLRRYGQKGSVVNIRLRFSDFTTITRQRKLGFATDANEVIFDEANKLFDKAMSTSRLAVRLLGVGVGGLGGAEGQLPLSPAFTGRYAALDKVLDRLRKRYGFAAIQTGRTLKLGWKSGEGHDVHGFSRQIMDNNKQS
- a CDS encoding 2-amino-4-hydroxy-6-hydroxymethyldihydropteridine pyrophosphokinase; the encoded protein is MSDNELVLTSAATVYLGLGSNVGDRMANLNRALELMNRPLKIVRRSPVYETEPFEVPEQEKFLNMVAEVQTHIAPADLLKLLKGIERIIGRGKAGSDEPRCIDIDILLYGSLKMATETLTIPHPRMIRRAFVLTPLADLAPRLRPPGSKKTVAELLAALGKVKSVELFGESIAQ
- a CDS encoding dihydropteroate synthase, with protein sequence MLNTYPPTTKIGKKTFCWGERTFIIGILNVTPDSFSGDGVGYDIEAAVARARRMVEEGADIIDVGGESTRPGAPEVSIGDEVQRVIPVIRRLSAELDVPISIDSYKSEVAEAAVTAGASLLNDVWGLKRDHRLADIAAKYKLPIIISSSQRDEPVADIMPAVIGSLEWAIGKAEAAGVSRHNIIVDPGFGFGKTVSQNLELLRRLSELKVLGRPILLGTSRKSTIGKVLGDAPADDRLMGTAATMAIGIMGGANIIRVHDVKEMVKVSRMSDAVIRGFAG
- the ychK gene encoding YchK (UPF0028 protein YchK), which codes for MKLGLALSGGAARALAHIGVIEVLEREGIGIDMVTGTSMGAIVGAAFARGVPVEDIKAEALDLTWRSLLPLVDLNPFQTSGIIGARNIRKKLKSIIGDLDFKELKMPFACVATDLISGEEVVFKSGSVLDAVLASMSLPLVFKVPRVGRRYLVDGGISDPLPVVPLKELGADKIIAVNVLKNLGIDTSKKKSGQRKKAPNFLQVANQVIYIASAHLAEVGVKAADVAIEPDMGGIHLADFNMAAEAIQCGEKCAVDMLPQIRALLQR